Proteins from one Triticum aestivum cultivar Chinese Spring chromosome 7A, IWGSC CS RefSeq v2.1, whole genome shotgun sequence genomic window:
- the LOC123154212 gene encoding cyanidin 3-O-rutinoside 5-O-glucosyltransferase-like, translated as MAPQHFLVVAFPGQGHINPARALAERLARATPGARVTLSASVSAHRRMFPSLASPDDEVHDGAISYVPYSDGYDHGFSLFACDGDEAQRYVEAFGRVGRETFAAVLDRLAARGRPITCVVYAMLMWWAAEVARERGVPRALYWIQPATMLAVYYHYFHGYERLVTEHAAEPGFTVSMPGLPPMAIRDLPSFFTNLTDRRLVAAFGDIRRTFQQLDLDVDSSSSAGGSRQPMVLVNTVEELETMAFASVPGLDVFPVGPAVVSLFTEGESGTSGTAAAVGDLFEHDENGYMEWLDTKPARSVVYVSFGSMAAVSKRQKDELKRGLAASGRPYLWVVRNNNRGDGFDDAGDERGMVVGWCDQVRVLSHPAVGCFVTHCGWNSTLETVACGAPVVAVPQWSDQDTNARLVVQWGIGVRAATDVDRVLDAEELARCLELIMDDREEGAAIRASSAAWKAKLQQAIAAGGSSGLNLRTFLDQFANDA; from the coding sequence ATGGCGCCGCAGCACTTCCTGGTCGTCGCGTTCCCGGGCCAGGGCCACATCAACCCGGCGCGGGCTCTGGCGGAGCGCCTCGCGCGGGCCACGCCGGGCGCGCGGGTCACGCTCTCGGCCTCTGTGTCCGCGCACAGGCGCATGTTCCCCTCGCTGGCGTCCCCCGACGACGAGGTCCACGACGGCGCCATCTCCTACGTCCCGTACTCGGACGGCTACGACCACGGCTTCAGCCTCTTCGCCTGCGACGGGGACGAGGCGCAGAGGTACGTGGAGGCGTTCGGCCGCGTCGGCCGCGAGACCTTCGCAGCGGTGCTGGACCGCCTCGCGGCGCGGGGCCGGCCCATCACGTGCGTGGTCTACGCCATGCTCATGTGGTGGGCCGCGGAGGTCGCCCGTGAGCGCGGCGTGCCCCGAGCGCTCTACTGGATCCAGCCGGCCACCATGCTGGCCGTCTACTACCACTACTTCCATGGGTACGAGCGGCTTGTGACGGAGCATGCTGCTGAGCCGGGGTTCACGGTGTCCATGCCGGGCCTCCCGCCGATGGCGATCCGGGACCTCCCGAGCTTCTTCACCAATCTTACGGACAGAAGGTTAGTTGCGGCCTTCGGGGACATCCGCAGGACGTTCCAGCAGCTGGACCTGGACGTCGACAGTAGCAGCAGCGCTGGAGGAAGCAGGCAGCCCATGGTGCTCGTGAACACCGTCGAAGAATTAGAGACCATGGCTTTCGCGTCCGTTCCTGGACTGGACGTGTTCCCCGTCGGGCCAGCCGTGGTGTCGCTCTTCACCGAGGGCGAGAGCGGCACGAGTGGCACCGCCGCCGCAGTAGGAGATCTCTTTGAGCACGACGAAAATGGTTACATGGAGTGGCTGGACACGAAGCCAGCACGGTCGGTGGTGTACGTGTCGTTCGGGAGCATGGCGGCGGTGAGCAAGCGACAGAAGGACGAGCTGAAGCGAGGCCTCGCCGCTAGCGGCCGACCGTACCTGTGGGTGGTGCGGAACAACAACAGAGGCGACGGCtttgacgacgccggcgacgagcggggCATGGTGGTTGGGTGGTGCGACCAGGTGCGGGTGCTGTCGCATCCGGCCGTCGGGTGCTTCGTGACGCACTGCGGCTGGAACTCCACGCTGGAGACCGTGGCGTGCGGCGCGCCGGTGGTCGCCGTGCCACAGTGGTCCGACCAGGACACGAACGCGCGCCTGGTCGTCCAGTGGGGCATCGGCGTGCGCGCCGCGACCGACGTTGACAGGGTTCTGGACGCGGAGGAGCTCGCGAGGTGCCTGGAACTGATCATGGATGACAGGGAGGAGGGTGCCGCCATACGAGCGAGCTCGGCGGCGTGGAAGGCGAAGTTGCAGCAAGCGATCGCGGCCGGCGGCTCATCCGGTCTTAACCTCAGGACTTTCCTGGACCAATTTGCGAATGATGCTTAG